The following proteins come from a genomic window of Pseudomonadota bacterium:
- a CDS encoding MarR family winged helix-turn-helix transcriptional regulator, producing MQHAGTPTTTQPRHDLAGEAGDTPSPEAVSAAHRIRNAVTYQLSRTVTRLNAQVAKRLRDEHNMSIAQWRVLAILADEHDTTSAAIRRIVDIDKGQLSRLVSAMQVCGWVDVAEDPLDLRRQRISLTDEGRRAHAGAEPMMRRRRQWLESQITAEEKATLVAILEKINTAAEAELCDD from the coding sequence GTGCAACACGCCGGCACCCCTACCACAACGCAGCCCCGGCACGATCTGGCTGGCGAGGCAGGCGACACACCGTCGCCCGAGGCAGTGAGCGCGGCCCACCGCATCCGAAACGCGGTCACCTACCAGCTGTCGCGCACAGTGACCCGGCTGAATGCCCAGGTGGCCAAGCGCTTGCGCGACGAGCACAACATGAGCATCGCCCAATGGCGGGTGCTCGCCATCCTCGCGGACGAGCACGACACCACCTCGGCGGCAATCCGACGCATCGTCGACATCGACAAGGGCCAACTCAGCCGGCTGGTGAGCGCGATGCAGGTGTGCGGTTGGGTCGACGTCGCCGAGGACCCGCTCGACCTGCGCCGCCAACGCATCAGCCTGACCGACGAGGGCCGCCGCGCACATGCCGGTGCCGAACCGATGATGCGGCGGCGACGTCAGTGGCTGGAATCGCAGATCACGGCCGAGGAGAAGGCCACGCTCGTGGCCATCCTCGAGAAGATCAACACAGCCGCGGAAGCCGAGCTCTGCGATGACTGA